From Anolis carolinensis isolate JA03-04 unplaced genomic scaffold, rAnoCar3.1.pri scaffold_8, whole genome shotgun sequence, a single genomic window includes:
- the LOC100556939 gene encoding apolipoprotein A-IV, translating to MFLKGAAVFLGLLAIIPGAQAEVSADQVADVVWSYFSQLGNNAKEAVAGQIPTSTEISQKLNSLFQDNLDTVSAYALELQKQVVPFAEQLHGRMAEDSQKLKEQLREELDQLRARITPRAEEVRQQMTGAIQNLQAQLGPYAEELRSQVNRNAAELRQGLEPLAEEMRAKLQENVADLHGALSPYADRLQQRIEAQVGTLKAALDPYANKLKAEADRTLEELRAGLAPFAQDAQGQLNRQLEGLSFQMQKGIEELRAKLSEGTLDLEAKLSPLAHELREKLQRASELRESLAPYLDGLGGQIEGRIEEFRQAVGPHGESINRLLVQKVEEMRSSLEPYADQAGDHLGFLEKNLRDKLASFFEALKQKEN from the exons ATCATTCCAG GAGCCCAGGCCGAGGTCAGCGCTGACCAAGTGGCGGATGTCGTCTGGAGCTACTTCTCGCAGCTGGGCAACAACGCCAAGGAGGCCGTGGCCGGACAGATCCCCACGTCAACAGAGATCAGCCAGAAGCTCAA CTCCCTCTTCCAGGACAACCTGGACACGGTCAGCGCCTATGCCCTGGAGCTGCAGAAGCAGGTGGTGCCCTTTGCCGAGCAGCTCCACGGCCGCATGGCGGAAGACTCCCAGAAGCTGAAGGAGCAACTACGAGAGGAGCTGGACCAGTTGCGCGCCCGCATCACGCCTCGCGCCGAAGAGGTCCGGCAGCAGATGACCGGCGCCATCCAGAACCTGCAGGCCCAGCTCGGCCCGTACGCCGAGGAGCTGCGCAGCCAGGTGAACCGCAACGCGGCCGAGCTGCGCCAAGGGCTGGAGCCGCTGGCGGAGGAGATGCGTGCCAAGCTGCAGGAGAACGTGGCCGACCTCCACGGGGCCCTCTCCCCTTACGCCGACCGGCTGCAGCAGCGCATCGAGGCGCAGGTGGGGACCCTGAAGGCCGCGCTGGACCCCTACGCCAACAAGCTCAAGGCCGAGGCCGACCGGACCCTGGAGGAGCTGCGCGCCGGCCTGGCGCCCTTCGCCCAAGACGCCCAGGGGCAGCTCAACCGCCAGCTGGAGGGCCTCTCCTTCCAGATGCAGAAGGGCATTGAGGAGCTGCGGGCCAAGCTCTCCGAAGGGACCCTCGACCTGGAGGCCAAGCTGAGCCCCTTGGCCCACGAGCTGCGGGAGAAGCTGCAGCGCGCCTCTGAGCTGCGGGAGAGCCTGGCGCCCTACCTGGACGGGCTGGGCGGGCAGATCGAGGGCCGGATCGAGGAGTTCCGCCAGGCGGTGGGGCCCCACGGAGAGAGCATCAACCGGCTCCTGGTGCAGAAGGTGGAGGAGATGAGGAGCAGCCTGGAGCCCTACGCCGACCAGGCCGGGGACCACCTGGGCTTCCTGGAGAAGAACCTGAGGGACAAGCTGGCCTCCTTCTTCGAGGCCCTCAAGCAGAAGGAGAACTGA
- the zpr1 gene encoding zinc finger protein ZPR1 isoform X1 translates to MWALGEPGRPPSPSPSPASVSSSAGPAFRPLSAEDEEQLPAEVESLCMACFRNGVTRLLLTKIPFFKEIIVSSFSCSHCNWTNAEIQSAGRIQEQGVCYTLTVRSKQDMNREVVKTDCATARVPELDFEIPAFSQKGVLTTLEGLIDRAVAGLEQDQPRRRETDAALAEKIDGFVSKLKRLKEVDSHFTFILDDPSGNSFVENPRAPLRDEALVVTHYWRTAQQAAMLGLEAEKPQENSTDTEDDLRNEVLQFNTNCPECNAPATTNMKLVQIPHFKEVIIMATNCEACGHRTNEVKSGGAIEPLGTKITLRVTDASDLTRDVLKSETCRVEIPELEFELGMGGLGGKFTTLEGLLKDIQALVERNPFTLGDSSNPDRTEKLHAFGRKLQQILDGQLKVHLILDDPAGNSYLQNTYAPEEDPEMAVERYERCFEQNEELGLNDMKTEGYADEASPQR, encoded by the exons ATGTGGGCCTTGGGGGAGCCCGGCCGCCCGCCCTCGCCTTCGCCTTCCCCGGCCTCGGTCTCCTCCTCCGCGGGGCCCGCCTTCCGCCCGCTCAGCGCCGAGGACGAGGAGCAGCTCCCGGCCGAGGTGGAGTCCCTCTGCATGGCCTGCTTCCGGAAC GGCGTGACTCGGTTGCTGCTGACCAAGATCCCCTTCTTCAAAGAGATCATCGTCAGCTCCTTCTCCTGCAGCCACTGCAACTGGACCAACGCCGAGATCCAGTCAGCCGGAAGGATCCAGGAGCAAGGAGTCTGCTACACACTGACTGTGCGGAGCAAGCAG GATATGAATAGGGAAGTGGTGAAGACTGACTGTGCCACAGCTAGAGTCCCAGAGCTAGACTTTGAAATCCCTGCTTTTTCTCAGAAGGGAG TTCTTACCACTCTTGAAGGGCTCATCGACAGAGCCGTTGCAGGGCTGGAGCAGGACCAGCCGAGACGCCGG GAAACAGATGCAGCCCTGGCTGAAAAGATTGACGGGTTCGTCTCCAAGTTGAAGCGCTTGAAGGAAGTGGATTCACACTTCACTTTT ATTCTAGACGACCCCTCAGGAAACAGCTTTGTGGAGAACCCTCGGGCCCCGCTGCGAGATGAAGCCCTGGTGGTCACCCACTACTGGAGGACGGCTCAGCAGGCGGCCATGCTGGGCCTCGAG GCCGAGAAGCCCCAGGAGAACTCAACCGACACAGAGGATGATCTGAGAAATGAG GTGCTGCAGTTCAACACAAACTGCCCCGAATGCAATGCGCCTGCCACTACGAACATGAAGCTGGTGC AGATCCCGCACTTCAAGGAAGTCATCATCATGGCGACCAACTGCGAGGCCTGCGGGCACCGGACGAACGAG GTCAAATCCGGAGGGGCCATAGAGCCCTTGGGCACCAAGATCACCCTTCGCGTGACTGACGCCTCCGATCTGACGAGGGACGTTCTCAAG tCGGAAACCTGCAGAGTGGAAATCCCGGAGCTGGAGTTCGAGTTAGGAATGGGCGGCCTGGGGGGAAAGTTCACGACTCTGGAAGGACTGCTGAAGGACATCCAGGCCCTG GTGGAAAGGAACCCCTTCACCCTCGGAGACAGCTCTAACCCGGACAGAACGGAGAAACTCCATGCGTTTGGAAGGAAACTGCAGCAG ATCCTGGATGGGCAGCTCAAGGTCCACTTGATCCTGGACGACCCTGCAGGCAACAGCTATCTCCAG AACACCTACGCTCCCGAGGAAGACCCCGAGATGGCTGTGGAGCGCTACGAGCGGTGCTTTGAGCAGAACGAGGAGCTGGGCCTGAACGACATGAAGACGGAGGGCTACGCGGATGAGGCCTCTCCCCAGCGGTAG
- the zpr1 gene encoding zinc finger protein ZPR1 isoform X2: MLGLEAEKPQENSTDTEDDLRNEVLQFNTNCPECNAPATTNMKLVQIPHFKEVIIMATNCEACGHRTNEVKSGGAIEPLGTKITLRVTDASDLTRDVLKSETCRVEIPELEFELGMGGLGGKFTTLEGLLKDIQALVERNPFTLGDSSNPDRTEKLHAFGRKLQQILDGQLKVHLILDDPAGNSYLQNTYAPEEDPEMAVERYERCFEQNEELGLNDMKTEGYADEASPQR, encoded by the exons ATGCTGGGCCTCGAG GCCGAGAAGCCCCAGGAGAACTCAACCGACACAGAGGATGATCTGAGAAATGAG GTGCTGCAGTTCAACACAAACTGCCCCGAATGCAATGCGCCTGCCACTACGAACATGAAGCTGGTGC AGATCCCGCACTTCAAGGAAGTCATCATCATGGCGACCAACTGCGAGGCCTGCGGGCACCGGACGAACGAG GTCAAATCCGGAGGGGCCATAGAGCCCTTGGGCACCAAGATCACCCTTCGCGTGACTGACGCCTCCGATCTGACGAGGGACGTTCTCAAG tCGGAAACCTGCAGAGTGGAAATCCCGGAGCTGGAGTTCGAGTTAGGAATGGGCGGCCTGGGGGGAAAGTTCACGACTCTGGAAGGACTGCTGAAGGACATCCAGGCCCTG GTGGAAAGGAACCCCTTCACCCTCGGAGACAGCTCTAACCCGGACAGAACGGAGAAACTCCATGCGTTTGGAAGGAAACTGCAGCAG ATCCTGGATGGGCAGCTCAAGGTCCACTTGATCCTGGACGACCCTGCAGGCAACAGCTATCTCCAG AACACCTACGCTCCCGAGGAAGACCCCGAGATGGCTGTGGAGCGCTACGAGCGGTGCTTTGAGCAGAACGAGGAGCTGGGCCTGAACGACATGAAGACGGAGGGCTACGCGGATGAGGCCTCTCCCCAGCGGTAG